A genomic region of Trichothermofontia sichuanensis B231 contains the following coding sequences:
- a CDS encoding tetratricopeptide repeat protein: MRHRLDRTLLQWLALGKRFAHGDTVRMRLGRGHLIPFFVLWGVLLTVFTGWMSVPVWAAEVMPPRVALSEPQVTRPVDGETLFRQAFMALQTGDFASADRYWTEAIEQFPDNPAAWSNRGNIRVAQNQLTEAIADYNRAIELAPDEPAPYLNRGIALAGLGQWQAAIANYNQVLTLNAQDADAYNNRGNAYAGLGDWPAAIADYQQAISLRPTDATAQTNYALALYQTEQAAEALQRLRQIVRKYPNFADARAALTAILWQQGQRGEAESNWVAVVGLDSRYQDLQWVRTIRRWPPALVAALKQFLQVQ, encoded by the coding sequence ATGCGTCACCGTCTTGACCGGACACTTCTTCAGTGGCTTGCCCTCGGAAAACGATTCGCCCACGGAGACACGGTGCGAATGCGCCTGGGCAGGGGTCACTTGATCCCGTTCTTCGTGCTGTGGGGCGTCCTGCTTACGGTGTTTACCGGATGGATGAGTGTGCCGGTTTGGGCGGCTGAGGTTATGCCGCCTAGGGTGGCACTGTCTGAACCACAGGTTACTCGCCCGGTGGATGGGGAAACCCTGTTTCGGCAAGCGTTTATGGCCCTGCAAACGGGTGATTTTGCCAGTGCCGATCGTTATTGGACTGAGGCGATTGAACAGTTCCCTGATAATCCTGCGGCCTGGAGTAACCGGGGGAATATCCGAGTGGCCCAAAACCAACTCACGGAGGCGATCGCCGACTATAACCGGGCGATCGAACTGGCCCCGGATGAACCAGCCCCCTATCTGAATCGGGGGATTGCTTTGGCCGGATTGGGACAATGGCAAGCGGCGATCGCCAACTATAACCAGGTGTTGACCCTCAATGCCCAGGATGCGGATGCCTACAATAATCGCGGAAATGCCTATGCCGGATTAGGGGATTGGCCCGCCGCGATCGCTGACTATCAACAGGCCATCAGCCTCCGACCCACAGATGCAACGGCCCAGACGAATTACGCCCTTGCCCTTTACCAAACTGAGCAGGCAGCAGAAGCGCTGCAACGCCTGCGCCAGATTGTGCGTAAATATCCCAACTTTGCAGATGCCCGTGCAGCCTTAACCGCCATCCTGTGGCAACAGGGCCAACGGGGGGAAGCCGAAAGTAATTGGGTTGCCGTAGTGGGGTTAGACTCCCGGTATCAGGATCTCCAATGGGTCCGCACGATTCGCCGCTGGCCCCCGGCCCTGGTAGCGGCGCTCAAGCAGTTTTTGCAGGTGCAGTAA
- a CDS encoding segregation/condensation protein A, protein MSTSLAQSAIAVLIDLAERGEIDPWDVQVIEVIDRVLAELASRITPDPSGYEANLSQSGQVFLYASMLILLKAERLAALESQADVDEPEVLECFDSNSFSGVERLTNLETYLRRRASAPPPARRRVTLQELIDQLNLMAAAMEARPAPVRSPRPKPQSRRQALRAISQLAHQENLAEVAIALEQFLDYCWSNLAASEEGLAFEQLVEHWTAFASALPAPTPAPPHNGHDRVGAFWALLLLSAQSRVELSQEEFYGDLWVYPCRTADEQGIPQVSSLS, encoded by the coding sequence ATGTCCACATCCCTAGCCCAAAGTGCGATCGCGGTTCTGATCGACCTAGCGGAACGGGGCGAAATTGATCCCTGGGATGTACAGGTGATTGAGGTGATTGATCGTGTCTTGGCCGAACTGGCCAGTCGCATTACGCCTGATCCCAGTGGCTACGAGGCCAATTTGTCCCAGTCGGGGCAAGTCTTTCTCTACGCCTCAATGTTGATTTTGCTCAAGGCGGAACGGCTGGCAGCCCTGGAATCCCAGGCCGATGTGGATGAACCAGAAGTCCTAGAATGCTTTGATTCTAATTCCTTCAGTGGCGTTGAGCGTCTGACCAACCTAGAAACGTACCTCCGGCGGCGAGCCAGTGCCCCCCCACCGGCCCGTCGGCGCGTGACCCTGCAGGAGTTGATCGACCAACTTAACCTGATGGCAGCAGCGATGGAAGCCCGTCCGGCGCCGGTGCGATCGCCCCGTCCTAAACCCCAGTCCCGACGGCAGGCCCTGCGAGCAATTAGCCAACTGGCCCACCAGGAAAATCTGGCTGAGGTGGCGATCGCGTTGGAGCAATTTTTGGATTACTGTTGGTCCAACTTGGCCGCCAGTGAGGAAGGGTTGGCGTTTGAACAGTTAGTCGAACACTGGACGGCCTTTGCTAGCGCCCTGCCAGCCCCAACCCCAGCCCCACCCCATAATGGCCATGATCGGGTGGGCGCTTTTTGGGCCTTACTGTTACTGTCGGCCCAGTCACGGGTGGAACTCTCTCAGGAAGAGTTTTACGGGGATTTGTGGGTTTATCCTTGCCGCACTGCTGATGAGCAGGGAATTCCCCAGGTCTCCAGTTTGTCCTAG
- a CDS encoding alpha/beta hydrolase, which yields MAIAWKQLLIGDFSWSRLISSALLIYGALGTWAWFFTDRQIFLPPPATYQDQGQLVWVPLTEDIRLAARYLPHPDAAYTLLYSHGNAEDLGEVEPILNRWYRLGFAVFAYDYPGYGLSQGRATVGNAERAIVAAYDYLTQVAQVPPQQIIVYGRSVGGGPSLYLASQHSVGGVILESTFVSIFRVVTRIPIFPFDKFPNLARLRRVRVPILILHGTQDEVIPLWHGQALFNAAAEPKQALWVEGAGHNDLDWVAGDRYDEALRQFASQLPPVPQPAE from the coding sequence ATGGCGATCGCCTGGAAACAACTGTTAATCGGTGACTTCTCCTGGTCGCGGCTCATTAGTTCGGCCCTGTTGATCTATGGGGCGTTGGGGACTTGGGCCTGGTTTTTTACCGATCGCCAAATTTTCCTGCCCCCCCCAGCGACTTATCAGGATCAGGGGCAACTGGTTTGGGTGCCCCTGACCGAGGACATCCGACTCGCAGCCCGCTATCTCCCCCATCCCGATGCAGCCTATACGCTTCTCTACAGCCACGGCAACGCTGAGGACTTGGGCGAAGTTGAGCCTATCCTCAATCGCTGGTATCGTCTGGGGTTTGCCGTTTTTGCCTATGATTATCCCGGCTATGGCCTCAGTCAGGGTAGGGCAACCGTGGGCAATGCAGAGCGGGCGATCGTTGCGGCCTATGACTACCTTACCCAAGTGGCTCAGGTGCCGCCCCAGCAGATTATTGTCTATGGGCGTTCCGTGGGGGGAGGACCCAGTCTGTACTTGGCTAGCCAGCATTCAGTTGGCGGCGTGATCTTAGAAAGTACGTTTGTCTCAATCTTTCGGGTTGTGACGCGTATCCCGATTTTCCCCTTTGATAAATTCCCGAATCTAGCCCGTTTGCGGCGGGTACGGGTGCCGATCTTAATTCTGCATGGCACCCAGGACGAGGTAATTCCCCTTTGGCATGGCCAAGCGCTCTTCAATGCGGCTGCGGAACCCAAGCAAGCCCTGTGGGTCGAAGGGGCTGGCCATAATGATTTGGATTGGGTCGCGGGCGATCGCTACGATGAGGCCCTCCGTCAATTTGCCAGCCAATTACCGCCAGTTCCCCAGCCCGCTGAATGA
- a CDS encoding LapA family protein — MQPLNFLLIFAVVLGLVFFSLQNPDPVAVALTADRVVSAPLCIVLIVSMGVGAFLAWVFSTLASLQRLLSQRQERQLCRRQEAQIRELQQQLQVYQRQLEDRRRLPPVGVAPGLTPDVAELATPSESS, encoded by the coding sequence ATGCAACCCCTGAATTTTTTGCTGATCTTTGCTGTTGTTTTGGGCCTCGTTTTCTTTAGCCTGCAGAATCCTGATCCCGTTGCCGTGGCTTTGACCGCGGATCGGGTGGTGAGTGCCCCCCTGTGTATAGTCCTCATTGTTAGCATGGGGGTTGGTGCATTCCTGGCCTGGGTATTTAGCACCCTAGCCAGCCTGCAACGGCTGCTGAGCCAACGCCAGGAGCGGCAGCTCTGTCGCCGCCAGGAAGCCCAGATCCGTGAGTTGCAACAGCAACTTCAGGTGTATCAACGGCAACTCGAAGACCGCCGGCGCCTCCCGCCGGTTGGGGTTGCCCCCGGTTTAACTCCTGATGTGGCGGAGCTGGCCACGCCCTCGGAATCCTCATGA
- a CDS encoding YciI family protein, which yields MPKYVMWGSYCENVLERRAPYRQAHLDGLAAQKAAGTLVTLGPTTDLTKVFGIYEADDEIVVRRLIENDPYWQHGIWTEYQVYEWTQAF from the coding sequence ATGCCGAAATACGTCATGTGGGGAAGCTACTGCGAAAATGTTTTAGAACGGCGGGCACCCTACCGCCAAGCTCACCTGGATGGTCTTGCAGCCCAAAAAGCCGCAGGTACCCTGGTCACCTTGGGACCCACAACTGATTTAACCAAGGTTTTCGGGATCTACGAGGCTGATGATGAGATTGTGGTGCGGCGTTTAATTGAAAATGATCCCTATTGGCAACATGGGATCTGGACCGAGTATCAAGTTTATGAGTGGACCCAAGCTTTTTGA
- a CDS encoding calcium-binding protein, translating into MALTPDTRNSRLLATNGDDNETLTPNQLNPYPRGVWMLSGNDTLRGSASSELILGNQGRDELRAGDGDDRLLGGKDNDFVLGDGGNDILRGDLGDDSLEGGPGSDTMRGGKGNDNLFGGDGNDILVGDIGVDTLNGGLGNDTLVIQEREASFDLAQADRFFFVPGEDVLALTGDVIYQDLRFEGGVNLGGGSANDTIIRDFDGSVLAIVFDINPNNFIAADFIRLSDADLNALGRFTI; encoded by the coding sequence ATGGCACTGACTCCAGATACTCGCAATAGCCGTCTCCTTGCTACGAATGGGGATGACAATGAGACCCTGACTCCCAATCAGTTGAATCCCTATCCCAGGGGGGTCTGGATGCTCAGCGGTAATGACACGTTGCGGGGATCAGCTAGTAGTGAATTGATCTTGGGCAATCAGGGTCGGGATGAATTACGCGCTGGGGATGGGGACGATCGCCTCCTAGGGGGTAAAGATAACGATTTTGTCCTAGGGGACGGGGGCAATGACATCCTGCGTGGGGACTTGGGGGACGATTCCCTCGAAGGGGGACCAGGCAGCGATACGATGCGGGGAGGTAAGGGAAACGACAATCTGTTTGGAGGAGATGGCAACGATATTCTGGTGGGGGATATCGGTGTCGATACCCTCAATGGTGGTTTGGGTAACGATACGTTGGTGATTCAGGAGCGTGAGGCGAGCTTCGATCTAGCCCAGGCCGATCGCTTCTTTTTTGTGCCAGGTGAGGATGTGTTGGCCTTGACGGGGGATGTGATCTATCAAGATCTGCGCTTTGAAGGGGGTGTGAATTTAGGCGGGGGCAGTGCAAACGATACGATTATTCGGGATTTCGACGGCAGTGTGCTGGCGATCGTCTTCGATATCAATCCTAATAATTTCATTGCCGCTGACTTCATCCGGTTATCGGATGCAGATCTCAATGCCCTGGGACGGTTTACAATTTGA
- a CDS encoding type II toxin-antitoxin system VapC family toxin, whose amino-acid sequence MIAACGVVKIVWVRASRSGRSFFICIYFSYVSICIAIINEDPIALANFDDKGQSAYVPTIAVAELYAGVRRSQRIAANLAKLERFLALVPIVPFNLSAAKEFGLIEGELKRLGKPTGKQDAMIAAIARNLGAIVVTHNRRHFENIPHLQIEDWLIP is encoded by the coding sequence TTGATTGCTGCCTGCGGGGTTGTCAAGATCGTTTGGGTTAGGGCCAGCCGTTCCGGGCGATCATTTTTCATATGTATCTATTTTTCATATGTATCTATATGTATCGCGATTATCAACGAGGACCCGATCGCGCTTGCCAATTTTGACGATAAGGGCCAATCAGCCTACGTTCCGACGATTGCGGTTGCCGAGTTGTACGCTGGGGTTAGGCGATCGCAACGGATCGCCGCAAATCTGGCTAAATTAGAGCGCTTCCTAGCGTTGGTGCCGATCGTGCCTTTTAATCTCTCAGCCGCCAAGGAATTTGGACTGATTGAGGGGGAACTCAAGCGACTAGGCAAACCAACGGGCAAACAGGATGCCATGATTGCTGCCATTGCCCGCAATTTAGGCGCGATCGTCGTCACCCACAACCGCAGGCACTTTGAAAATATTCCCCACCTTCAGATCGAAGATTGGCTAATCCCTTAG
- the argF gene encoding ornithine carbamoyltransferase — protein MSVAQLKGRDFLSFADLSLAEMQGLLQLATQMKAGTLHAQCRVGPQQRSPILGLLFSKASTRTRVSFSVAMYQLGGQVLDLNPTVTQVGRGEPIADTARVLDRYLDILAIRTYGQDELQTYADYAQIPVINALTDWEHPCQTLADLLTVQEAFGELAGLTLAYLGDGNNVAHSLLLGCALAGMHVRVATPPDYEPHPEIVAQAQQLAALRAGTGTPTEIVVTHDALAAVEGSQILYTDVWASMGQEGEADDRIPIFQPYQVNETLLAVADPEAIVLHCLPAHRGEEITEGVMEGQQSRIWDQAENRMHAQKALLACLLGFTLIP, from the coding sequence ATGAGTGTTGCACAGCTAAAAGGACGGGATTTTCTCAGCTTTGCCGACCTGAGTCTGGCGGAAATGCAAGGGCTGTTGCAACTGGCAACCCAGATGAAGGCGGGGACCCTTCATGCCCAGTGTCGTGTTGGCCCTCAGCAGCGCTCCCCCATTCTCGGTTTGCTCTTTTCCAAAGCCTCTACCCGTACCCGTGTGAGCTTTTCGGTGGCCATGTACCAACTGGGGGGACAGGTCCTAGACCTCAACCCCACGGTAACCCAGGTTGGTCGGGGGGAACCGATCGCGGATACGGCTCGGGTGCTCGATCGCTATCTGGATATTTTGGCCATTCGCACCTATGGTCAGGATGAACTGCAAACCTATGCTGACTACGCCCAAATCCCGGTGATCAATGCCCTCACTGATTGGGAACACCCCTGTCAAACGTTAGCGGATCTCCTGACGGTTCAGGAAGCCTTTGGTGAATTGGCGGGCCTGACATTAGCGTATCTGGGGGATGGGAATAATGTCGCCCATTCGTTACTGTTGGGCTGTGCCTTAGCCGGGATGCACGTGCGGGTGGCCACTCCTCCCGATTATGAACCCCATCCCGAGATTGTTGCCCAGGCCCAACAATTGGCTGCGCTGCGTGCGGGTACGGGAACCCCCACAGAGATTGTCGTTACCCATGATGCGCTGGCTGCCGTTGAAGGGAGCCAGATTCTCTATACCGATGTCTGGGCCAGTATGGGGCAAGAGGGCGAAGCGGACGATCGCATTCCCATTTTCCAGCCTTACCAGGTGAATGAGACCCTCCTCGCGGTGGCTGATCCCGAGGCGATCGTGTTGCATTGTCTCCCCGCCCACCGGGGCGAAGAGATTACTGAAGGCGTGATGGAGGGGCAACAGTCCCGCATTTGGGATCAAGCTGAAAATCGGATGCACGCCCAGAAAGCTCTTCTGGCTTGTCTGCTGGGGTTTACCCTCATCCCCTAA